In Bordetella holmesii ATCC 51541, the following proteins share a genomic window:
- a CDS encoding TOBE domain protein, which yields MTTADRMAVLDRGVVQQIGTPTTLFDYPVNRFVADFVGTMNVLEGQVRERRSDSVLLAVEGVGELHLPVTGDIPDSARLAASFRPHTVQIEMADGTGDARYVWLPAVVEASEFLGEFTRYQLSVGEQRLTADQTHMAGLSPFPIGAPVSVGLEPTQIRLLAT from the coding sequence ATGACCACGGCCGACCGCATGGCCGTGCTTGACCGCGGCGTGGTTCAGCAGATCGGCACGCCCACCACCCTGTTCGACTACCCGGTAAACCGGTTCGTCGCCGACTTTGTGGGCACCATGAATGTGCTGGAGGGCCAGGTTCGCGAACGCCGCAGCGACAGCGTATTGCTGGCCGTCGAGGGGGTGGGTGAGCTTCATTTGCCCGTAACGGGCGATATTCCGGATTCGGCGCGCCTGGCCGCGAGCTTCAGGCCCCATACGGTCCAGATCGAAATGGCCGATGGCACCGGCGATGCACGCTATGTCTGGCTGCCTGCAGTAGTCGAGGCCAGTGAATTCCTGGGAGAATTCACCCGTTATCAACTTTCAGTGGGCGAACAGCGCCTGACTGCGGATCAAACCCATATGGCCGGCCTTTCTCCCTTCCCTATCGGCGCGCCCGTATCGGTCGGCCTCGAACCCACGCAGATTCGACTGCTGGCCACCTGA
- a CDS encoding ABC transporter family protein: MLIDGKDISGTPPWKRNIGMVFQNYALWPHMTVWDNVAFGLVERKLPRAQIQERVQDALELVGLAQFAKRRPNQLSGGQQQRVALARTIVIEPQVLLLDEPLSNLDKKLRVQMRQDLLALQRRLGITTIFVSHGRRKP; encoded by the coding sequence TTGCTCATCGACGGCAAGGACATCAGCGGCACGCCGCCCTGGAAGCGCAACATCGGGATGGTGTTCCAGAACTACGCGCTCTGGCCACATATGACGGTATGGGACAACGTAGCGTTCGGTCTGGTCGAACGCAAGTTGCCGCGGGCGCAGATCCAGGAGCGTGTGCAGGATGCCCTCGAACTGGTCGGGCTGGCGCAATTTGCCAAGCGCCGTCCCAATCAACTCTCGGGAGGCCAGCAGCAACGCGTGGCACTGGCCCGCACAATCGTGATCGAGCCGCAGGTGTTGCTGCTAGACGAGCCGCTGTCCAACCTGGACAAGAAACTGCGCGTGCAGATGCGTCAGGACCTGTTGGCGCTGCAGCGCCGACTGGGCATCACCACGATTTTCGTCTCCCACGGCCGGAGGAAGCCATGA
- a CDS encoding binding--dependent transport system inner membrane component family protein: MMLTGRSRLPAGPLLAALLVLTFLVLFLVFPVGTVFYTAFVNADGSFTLGHFGAFFGQPLMQEAFFNSLYVAGWSALLASVIAIPLAYFTVRFDFRGALLIQTLGVLPLIMPPFVGAVAMQLLFGRSGSVNLLLDDWFGITLPFMEGLNGVIFVESIHYFPFILMNLVVALRNIDGSMEEAAFNLGSRGFRLFRRVILPLALPGYVAGTSLVFVKVFDDLGTPLVLGITNMLAPQAYLRITQVGLEDPLGYVISVIMIGFSILALWLSARMLSGKDYSTLQKGGSAIQKRKLRPAESILAYGWIILVLALVLSPHLGVLLLSLASVWSYAPLPDGYTLSHYAAVFSESQGMIANTLLYCGLVAGVDVLLGTAIAYLILRTRLPARQWLDFLASAALAIPGIVLAIGYLRTFRGVEIGGVLLTSSWVLIMIAYSVRRLPYALRACVASLQQINISLEEAAESLGASRLRTLRRVVVPLMAGGMLAGFVTSFVTAAVELSATIMLVTRDSQAPMSYGIYLYMQSAAGRGPGAALGVLAVVAVGIGTYVSHLLVERASSRQRPAQD, encoded by the coding sequence ATGATGCTCACGGGTCGATCCCGCCTGCCCGCCGGGCCGCTGCTGGCCGCCTTGCTGGTGCTGACCTTCTTGGTGCTTTTCCTGGTCTTTCCAGTCGGCACGGTCTTCTATACCGCCTTCGTCAACGCGGACGGCAGTTTTACGCTTGGCCATTTCGGCGCTTTTTTTGGCCAGCCATTGATGCAGGAAGCGTTCTTCAACAGCCTCTACGTCGCGGGCTGGTCCGCTTTGCTGGCATCGGTGATCGCCATACCACTGGCGTATTTCACCGTGCGGTTTGACTTCCGCGGTGCGCTGCTCATCCAGACGCTCGGAGTGCTGCCGCTGATCATGCCGCCGTTTGTGGGCGCGGTCGCCATGCAATTGCTCTTTGGGCGTTCAGGTTCGGTGAATCTGTTGCTGGACGACTGGTTCGGCATCACCCTTCCATTCATGGAGGGGCTCAATGGCGTCATTTTCGTCGAATCTATCCATTACTTCCCCTTCATCCTGATGAACCTGGTGGTGGCGTTGCGCAACATCGACGGGTCGATGGAGGAAGCAGCCTTCAATCTGGGGTCTCGCGGTTTCAGATTGTTCCGCCGCGTGATTTTACCGCTGGCGCTGCCTGGTTACGTGGCCGGCACCTCGCTGGTGTTTGTCAAGGTTTTCGACGACCTCGGTACTCCGCTGGTGCTGGGCATCACCAATATGCTGGCTCCGCAGGCCTATCTGCGCATCACACAGGTCGGCCTGGAGGATCCGCTGGGCTATGTGATCAGCGTGATCATGATCGGCTTTTCCATTCTGGCCCTGTGGCTTTCGGCCCGCATGCTCAGCGGCAAGGACTACTCCACCCTGCAAAAGGGCGGCAGCGCGATCCAGAAGCGCAAGCTGCGCCCTGCCGAGTCGATCCTGGCCTATGGCTGGATCATTCTGGTGCTCGCCCTGGTGCTCTCACCCCACTTGGGTGTGCTGCTGCTGTCGCTGGCCAGCGTCTGGAGCTACGCGCCCCTGCCCGACGGCTACACCCTGTCGCACTATGCCGCGGTGTTCTCCGAGTCGCAGGGCATGATCGCCAATACGCTTTTGTATTGCGGTCTGGTTGCAGGTGTCGACGTCCTGCTGGGCACGGCCATCGCCTATCTGATACTGCGCACCCGTCTGCCGGCGCGGCAATGGCTGGACTTTCTGGCCTCGGCAGCCCTGGCCATTCCGGGCATTGTGCTGGCCATCGGCTACCTGCGCACCTTCCGCGGCGTGGAAATCGGCGGGGTTCTGCTCACGTCCTCATGGGTGCTCATCATGATCGCCTATTCGGTACGGCGGCTGCCCTACGCTCTGCGCGCCTGCGTGGCGTCATTGCAGCAGATCAATATCTCACTGGAAGAAGCGGCGGAGTCCCTGGGCGCGAGCCGGCTGCGCACACTGCGTCGCGTGGTCGTGCCCCTGATGGCAGGTGGCATGCTGGCGGGATTTGTCACCAGCTTCGTGACCGCTGCCGTGGAGCTGTCGGCCACGATCATGCTGGTCACGCGCGACAGTCAGGCTCCCATGAGCTACGGGATTTACCTGTATATGCAAAGCGCAGCCGGGCGGGGTCCAGGCGCCGCGCTCGGCGTGCTGGCCGTCGTGGCAGTAGGCATAGGCACTTATGTTTCTCATCTGCTGGTCGAGCGGGCATCATCCCGCCAACGCCCGGCGCAGGACTGA